In a single window of the Rhizobiaceae bacterium genome:
- the dprA gene encoding DNA-processing protein DprA → MSPRLSDRQRVQWLRLIRTQNVGPASFRALINRYGSAENALEMLPELAARGGARSASRIPSVAEAQAEIDAAARIGARLIAIGEADYPAFLAQSDNPPPLLTLLGHAEPMARPSISIVGARNASLAGMKFAQKLALDLGGHGWTIASGMARGIDTAAHRGALESGTVAVLAGGIDRPYPPENVPLMHQIVEKGGAVICEMPFGWEPRAQDFPRRNRIVAGLSLGLVVVEAAMRSGSLISARMAGELGRIVFAVPGSPLDPRAGGTNNLLKQGAILVTDARDVLDHLEPMLGRERATTPRLDEPVDFTGAPSHSDEDRETIVELLGPAPVPVDDLIAHSGIHPANVHLVLLELDLAGRLERHPGGLVSLVSDC, encoded by the coding sequence TTGTCTCCACGACTTTCCGACCGCCAGCGGGTGCAATGGCTGCGTCTTATCCGCACGCAGAATGTCGGCCCCGCCAGTTTTCGCGCGCTGATCAACCGCTACGGCTCTGCCGAGAATGCCCTTGAGATGCTGCCTGAACTGGCTGCGCGCGGCGGGGCGCGCAGTGCGTCACGCATCCCGTCTGTCGCCGAAGCGCAGGCCGAAATCGATGCCGCCGCGCGCATCGGCGCGCGTCTCATTGCCATCGGCGAGGCCGACTATCCGGCCTTTCTCGCACAATCGGACAATCCGCCGCCGCTGTTGACCCTGCTGGGGCATGCGGAGCCTATGGCGCGGCCCTCCATTTCGATTGTGGGCGCTCGCAATGCCTCGCTTGCGGGAATGAAATTCGCCCAGAAGCTCGCGCTCGATCTCGGCGGCCATGGCTGGACCATCGCCTCTGGCATGGCGCGCGGCATCGATACGGCGGCGCATCGCGGTGCGCTGGAAAGCGGCACGGTGGCTGTGCTCGCGGGCGGTATCGACCGTCCCTACCCGCCAGAAAATGTGCCGCTCATGCACCAGATCGTCGAAAAAGGCGGCGCGGTGATCTGCGAGATGCCGTTTGGCTGGGAGCCCCGCGCGCAAGACTTTCCGCGCCGCAACCGCATCGTCGCCGGGCTTTCGCTGGGCCTCGTGGTGGTCGAGGCGGCGATGCGCTCCGGCTCCCTCATCAGCGCGCGCATGGCGGGCGAACTCGGCAGGATCGTCTTCGCCGTGCCCGGCTCTCCGCTCGATCCACGCGCCGGGGGCACCAACAATTTGTTGAAGCAGGGGGCGATTCTGGTCACCGACGCGCGGGATGTGCTGGACCATCTGGAGCCGATGCTCGGGCGCGAGCGGGCGACAACGCCCCGGCTCGATGAGCCGGTGGACTTTACGGGCGCGCCGTCTCACAGCGACGAGGACAGGGAAACCATCGTGGAGCTACTCGGACCCGCGCCGGTCCCGGTCGATGATCTCATTGCCCATTCGGGGATACATCCCGCGAATGTTCATCTGGTTCTGCTCGAACTCGACCTTGCCGGAAGGCTGGAACGGCACCCCGGCGGTCTGGTTTCCCTAGTTTCTGACTGCTAG
- the topA gene encoding type I DNA topoisomerase — protein MDVVVVESPAKAKTINKYLGRNYKVLASFGHVRDLPAKDGSVRPDDDFSMSWSVDAASGKRLTDIAKALKDADGLILATDPDREGEAISWHVLEVLKQKRVVKDKPVSRVVFNAITKQSVLDAMAHPRQIDAPLVEAYLARRALDYLVGFTLSPVLWRKLPGARSAGRVQSVALRLVCDREAEIERFVREEYWQIAATLRTPRAESFEARLTEFEGRKLQKLDIKTGQQADDIKGMLNGAAFKAASVEAKPTRRNPAPPFTTSTLQQAASSRLGFSANRTMQVAQRLYEGMDIGGETAGLITYMRTDGVQIAPEAITSARDVIEHEFGTKYLPEKPRYYANKAKNAQEAHEAIRPTDFSRLPQDMKKYLDADQARLYEMIWKRAVASQMQPAEIERTTVEIDAANGSRTARLRAVGSVVKFDGFIAAYTDVKDEDSEDEENRRLPEIHAGEGLERESVNATQHSTEPPPRYSEASLIKKMEELGIGRPSTYAATLKTLEDREYVVIDKRKLIPHSRGRIVTAFLESFFDKYVEYDFTADLEEKLDEISDGKLEYKVVLRDFWRDFSAAVESIKELRVTDVLNALNDDLAPLLFPAREDGSDPRVCPKCGTGTLSLKLGKYGAFVGCSNYPECGFTRQLGDASGNGEAESVEDGTKALGTDPYTQEEITLRSGRFGPYVQRGEGKEAKRSSLPKGWTAESVDHEKALALLSLPRDVGKHPETGKMISAGLGRYGPFVLHDGTYANLESIEDVFSIGLNRAVSVIAEKQQKGPRARGGTPAAIKDLGAHPDGGGTITVRDGRYGPYVNYGKVNATLPKGKDPASVTLEEALALIAAKSEKDAANGGKKPFRRGKKA, from the coding sequence ATGGACGTTGTCGTCGTCGAATCGCCCGCCAAGGCCAAGACCATAAACAAGTATCTGGGCCGCAATTATAAGGTGCTCGCCTCGTTCGGCCACGTGCGGGACCTGCCCGCGAAGGACGGCTCCGTGCGTCCGGACGACGATTTTTCCATGTCCTGGAGCGTCGATGCCGCATCCGGCAAGCGGCTGACCGATATTGCCAAGGCGTTGAAGGATGCAGACGGCCTTATCCTCGCAACCGACCCCGATCGCGAGGGCGAAGCGATTTCATGGCATGTGCTTGAAGTGCTCAAGCAGAAGCGCGTCGTGAAGGACAAGCCCGTCAGTCGCGTTGTGTTCAACGCCATCACCAAGCAATCGGTGCTCGACGCGATGGCGCATCCCCGCCAGATCGACGCACCGCTGGTCGAAGCCTATCTCGCGCGGCGCGCGCTGGACTATCTGGTCGGGTTCACGCTCTCCCCGGTCCTGTGGCGGAAATTGCCGGGCGCGCGCTCGGCGGGGCGAGTGCAATCGGTTGCGCTGCGCCTCGTGTGCGACCGCGAAGCCGAGATCGAGCGGTTCGTCCGCGAGGAATATTGGCAGATCGCCGCCACGCTGCGCACGCCGCGCGCGGAAAGCTTCGAGGCCCGGCTGACCGAATTCGAAGGTCGGAAACTGCAAAAGCTGGACATCAAGACCGGCCAGCAAGCCGATGATATCAAAGGGATGTTGAACGGCGCTGCCTTCAAGGCCGCATCCGTCGAGGCCAAGCCGACGCGGCGGAACCCGGCCCCACCCTTCACCACTTCGACGCTCCAGCAGGCAGCCTCCTCGCGACTCGGCTTTTCCGCGAACCGCACGATGCAGGTTGCGCAGCGGCTCTATGAAGGCATGGACATTGGCGGAGAGACGGCCGGCCTGATCACCTATATGCGTACCGATGGCGTGCAGATCGCACCCGAAGCCATAACTTCCGCACGCGACGTGATCGAGCACGAATTCGGCACGAAATACCTGCCTGAAAAGCCGCGCTACTACGCCAACAAGGCGAAGAACGCGCAGGAAGCGCACGAGGCCATTCGCCCGACCGATTTTTCGCGCCTGCCGCAGGACATGAAGAAATATCTCGATGCCGACCAGGCACGGCTTTACGAAATGATCTGGAAGCGGGCCGTCGCGAGCCAGATGCAGCCGGCGGAAATCGAGCGCACGACGGTCGAAATCGACGCGGCCAATGGCAGCCGCACGGCAAGGCTGCGCGCGGTCGGCTCGGTCGTCAAGTTCGACGGTTTCATCGCTGCCTATACGGACGTGAAGGACGAGGATTCGGAGGACGAGGAGAACAGGCGCCTGCCGGAAATTCATGCCGGCGAAGGGCTGGAGCGCGAATCGGTCAACGCCACGCAGCATTCCACCGAGCCGCCGCCCCGCTATTCCGAAGCCTCGCTCATCAAAAAGATGGAGGAATTGGGGATCGGTCGCCCGTCCACCTATGCCGCCACGCTCAAGACGCTGGAAGACCGCGAATATGTGGTGATCGACAAGCGCAAGCTCATCCCGCATTCGCGGGGCCGCATCGTCACGGCCTTTCTGGAAAGCTTCTTCGACAAGTATGTCGAATATGATTTCACCGCCGACCTTGAGGAAAAGCTGGACGAAATCTCGGATGGCAAGCTCGAATACAAGGTGGTCCTGCGCGATTTCTGGCGGGATTTTTCCGCCGCCGTGGAAAGCATCAAGGAGTTGCGCGTCACCGACGTTCTGAACGCGCTGAACGACGACCTCGCGCCGCTTTTGTTCCCCGCCCGGGAAGACGGCAGCGACCCCCGCGTCTGCCCGAAATGCGGGACTGGAACGCTTTCGCTCAAGCTCGGCAAATATGGCGCATTCGTCGGCTGCTCGAACTATCCCGAATGCGGCTTCACCCGGCAGTTGGGAGACGCGTCAGGCAATGGCGAAGCCGAATCCGTGGAAGACGGCACGAAGGCACTAGGCACCGATCCTTACACCCAGGAAGAGATCACGCTTCGGTCCGGGCGCTTCGGCCCCTATGTCCAGCGTGGAGAGGGCAAGGAAGCCAAGCGGTCGAGCCTGCCCAAGGGCTGGACCGCCGAATCCGTCGACCACGAAAAGGCGCTCGCCCTGCTGTCGCTGCCGCGCGACGTTGGCAAGCACCCTGAAACGGGCAAGATGATTTCCGCCGGGCTCGGGCGCTACGGTCCGTTCGTGCTGCATGACGGCACCTACGCCAATCTCGAATCGATCGAGGACGTGTTCTCCATCGGCCTCAACCGTGCTGTGTCGGTCATCGCAGAAAAGCAGCAGAAGGGGCCTCGCGCGCGCGGCGGCACGCCTGCGGCAATCAAGGACCTCGGTGCGCACCCCGATGGGGGCGGCACGATCACTGTTCGCGACGGGCGCTATGGTCCCTATGTCAACTACGGCAAGGTGAACGCCACGCTTCCCAAGGGTAAGGACCCGGCGAGCGTGACGCTTGAGGAAGCGCTTGCGCTGATCGCCGCGAAGTCCGAAAAGGATGCGGCGAACGGCGGCAAGAAGCCATTCCGGCGTGGAAAGAAGGCATAG
- the rnr gene encoding ribonuclease R, whose amino-acid sequence MRRTAARSHSGVERRHSLNQDIPGGRKGGGSNSGDTGSRKQGIRPSRDDIIKYISENPDGAAKRQIAKAFSLKGDDRLWLKDLLRDLQKEGFLRRRNKRLVKPGTLPHVTVLDIFGRDSDGSLLGRPTEARDGNGELTVLIRVSRGGPVAGVGDRVLAKTFPAERAEGPPYTARIMKVFERRREAVLGIFRAATDGTLRIVPVERRQAELIVDPEFRGAAKEGDLVEVEPVRIGQYGLARAKVLAVLGSLTSEKAVSMIAIHAHEIPHIFPADVLAETEAMKPVGLEGREDWRTVPLVTIDPADAKDHDDAVFAEPDPDESNAGGYIVTVAIADVAAYVRPGSAIDREALNRGNSVYFPDRVVPMLPERLSNDLCSLKEGLDRPALAVRMTFAAEGRKLRHSFHRVTMRSAAKLAYPQAQAAIDGNPDEKTAPLLDSVLKPLWAAYAVLKRGREAREPLELDLPERKILLKPDGTVDRVVIPERLDAHKLIEEFMIQANVSAAETLERKSQPLVYRIHDGPSLAKQESLREFLQTIGISLARGAQLRPSQINRILERVHGEDNETLVNEVVLRSQSQAEYSPENIGHFGLNLHRYAHFTSPIRRYADLIVHRALIGSLGLGQGGITGAEEARLEEISALISATERRAMAAERDTVDRLVAAYLSERIGEIFEARISGVTKAGLFVQLPEFGADGFVPISTLGDDYYRFDEGARALYGERSGRGFRLADTVEVRLVENAPLAGAMRFEMLSDPKPLPGTRRSYHKSKGAKNKARQRASQPRGPRHRR is encoded by the coding sequence ATGCGGCGAACGGCGGCAAGAAGCCATTCCGGCGTGGAAAGAAGGCATAGCTTGAACCAGGACATTCCGGGAGGCCGAAAAGGTGGCGGATCGAATTCCGGCGACACCGGCTCCCGGAAACAGGGCATTCGGCCAAGCCGTGATGATATAATAAAATATATCTCCGAGAACCCGGATGGCGCAGCCAAGCGTCAGATCGCCAAGGCCTTCTCGTTGAAGGGCGATGACCGCCTCTGGCTGAAGGACCTGCTGAGGGATTTGCAGAAGGAGGGCTTCCTGCGCAGGCGCAACAAGCGTCTCGTGAAGCCCGGAACACTGCCCCATGTAACCGTGCTGGACATTTTCGGGCGCGATTCCGACGGCAGCCTGCTTGGGCGCCCCACGGAAGCGCGAGACGGAAACGGCGAACTGACCGTCCTGATCCGCGTCTCGCGCGGCGGGCCTGTCGCGGGCGTTGGCGACCGCGTGCTTGCAAAGACCTTCCCGGCGGAACGGGCGGAAGGCCCGCCCTATACCGCCCGGATCATGAAGGTGTTCGAGCGGCGGCGCGAGGCCGTTCTGGGCATATTCCGCGCCGCGACCGACGGAACGCTGCGCATCGTGCCGGTGGAACGCCGCCAGGCCGAGTTGATCGTTGATCCCGAATTTCGTGGCGCGGCAAAGGAGGGCGATCTCGTCGAGGTCGAGCCGGTCCGCATCGGACAATACGGCTTGGCGCGCGCCAAGGTGCTCGCGGTGCTGGGGTCGTTGACCTCGGAAAAGGCGGTCTCGATGATCGCCATCCATGCCCACGAGATTCCGCATATCTTCCCGGCGGATGTACTAGCCGAAACAGAAGCTATGAAGCCGGTCGGGCTTGAAGGACGCGAGGATTGGCGCACGGTTCCGCTCGTCACAATCGACCCCGCCGACGCCAAAGACCACGACGATGCGGTGTTTGCCGAACCCGATCCCGACGAATCCAATGCGGGCGGATACATCGTCACGGTCGCAATCGCCGATGTCGCGGCCTATGTTCGCCCCGGATCGGCCATCGACCGTGAGGCGCTGAACCGTGGCAATTCGGTCTACTTTCCAGACCGCGTGGTGCCGATGTTGCCGGAACGTCTTTCCAATGACCTTTGCTCCCTGAAGGAAGGGCTCGACCGGCCCGCATTGGCTGTGCGCATGACGTTCGCGGCGGAAGGCCGGAAGCTACGGCACAGCTTCCATCGTGTGACCATGCGCTCGGCGGCCAAGCTCGCCTACCCGCAGGCACAGGCAGCGATTGACGGAAACCCCGACGAAAAGACCGCGCCGCTGCTCGATTCCGTGCTGAAGCCGCTTTGGGCCGCCTATGCGGTGTTGAAGCGGGGGCGCGAGGCCCGCGAGCCGCTGGAACTGGACCTGCCGGAGCGGAAGATCCTGCTGAAGCCGGATGGCACCGTCGACCGGGTCGTGATTCCCGAAAGGCTCGACGCGCACAAGCTCATCGAGGAATTCATGATCCAGGCCAATGTTTCGGCTGCCGAAACGCTGGAGCGCAAGAGCCAGCCGCTGGTCTACCGGATCCATGACGGCCCGTCGCTCGCCAAGCAGGAATCGCTGCGCGAATTTCTCCAGACCATCGGAATTTCGCTTGCGCGCGGCGCGCAGTTGCGCCCCTCGCAGATCAACCGCATTCTGGAGCGCGTGCATGGCGAGGACAATGAAACGCTCGTCAACGAGGTTGTGCTGCGCTCACAGAGCCAGGCGGAATATTCCCCCGAGAACATCGGCCATTTCGGCCTCAACCTGCACCGTTATGCGCATTTCACCTCACCGATCCGCCGATATGCCGACCTCATCGTGCACCGGGCGCTCATTGGTTCGCTGGGCCTCGGCCAAGGCGGCATCACCGGCGCGGAAGAAGCGCGGCTCGAAGAAATCTCGGCGCTGATTTCCGCGACCGAACGACGCGCCATGGCGGCCGAACGCGACACTGTTGACCGGCTGGTTGCTGCGTATCTCTCTGAAAGAATTGGCGAAATCTTCGAAGCGCGGATATCCGGCGTCACCAAGGCGGGACTGTTTGTCCAATTGCCCGAATTTGGCGCAGACGGTTTTGTTCCCATATCTACGCTCGGAGACGACTACTACCGCTTCGACGAAGGTGCGCGCGCGCTCTATGGCGAGCGCTCCGGTCGAGGTTTTCGGCTGGCGGACACCGTTGAGGTGCGACTGGTTGAAAATGCACCTCTGGCCGGCGCGATGCGGTTCGAAATGTTGAGCGACCCCAAGCCGCTTCCGGGCACAAGGCGGTCGTATCACAAGTCGAAGGGTGCGAAAAACAAGGCGAGGCAACGCGCCTCGCAGCCGCGCGGCCCGCGGCACAGGAGATGA
- a CDS encoding DUF983 domain-containing protein, translating into MTMADQVTGIEQVFGGENHSGRPARPLKEAIKRGILGRCPACGEGHLFRAFTKTVDRCEACGEEMFHHRADDLPAYLVITVVGHVVLTLFLIAELVLNWSSWQHLALWVPVTLVMSLALLQPAKGAVVGLQWANYMHGFGGEGDGLETHPELTETAR; encoded by the coding sequence ATGACGATGGCGGATCAGGTCACTGGAATTGAACAGGTATTCGGCGGCGAGAACCATTCGGGCCGCCCTGCCCGCCCGCTCAAGGAAGCGATCAAGCGCGGCATTCTGGGTCGGTGCCCTGCCTGCGGCGAGGGCCATCTGTTCCGCGCATTTACAAAGACTGTGGACCGCTGCGAAGCATGCGGCGAGGAAATGTTCCACCATCGCGCTGACGACCTGCCGGCTTATCTCGTGATCACCGTTGTCGGGCACGTCGTGCTGACCCTGTTCCTGATCGCGGAACTGGTGCTCAACTGGTCGAGCTGGCAGCACCTCGCACTTTGGGTTCCCGTCACGCTGGTGATGTCGCTTGCACTCCTCCAGCCCGCAAAGGGCGCGGTCGTCGGCCTGCAATGGGCAAACTACATGCACGGCTTCGGCGGTGAGGGCGACGGCCTCGAAACGCACCCGGAATTGACCGAAACGGCACGGTAA
- the rplM gene encoding 50S ribosomal protein L13: MTTFSQKPAEVVKKWVLIDAEGLVVGRLASIVANRLRGKHKPTFTPHVDDGDNVIVINADKVALTGKKYTDKMYYWHTGHPGGIKERTARQLLEGRFPERVVEKAVERMIPRGPLGRRQMKNLRVYAGTSHPHEAQQPETLDVAAMNTKNKRA, translated from the coding sequence ATGACAACCTTTTCGCAAAAGCCTGCGGAAGTGGTGAAGAAGTGGGTGCTGATCGATGCCGAGGGTCTCGTCGTCGGACGTCTCGCCTCCATCGTCGCCAACCGCCTGCGCGGCAAGCACAAGCCGACCTTCACCCCGCATGTCGACGATGGCGACAACGTCATCGTGATCAATGCCGACAAAGTGGCGCTGACCGGCAAGAAGTACACCGACAAGATGTACTACTGGCACACCGGCCATCCGGGCGGCATCAAGGAGCGCACCGCGCGCCAGTTGCTCGAGGGCCGTTTTCCGGAGCGCGTCGTTGAGAAAGCCGTCGAGCGCATGATTCCCCGTGGCCCGCTTGGCCGCCGCCAGATGAAGAACCTGCGCGTTTACGCCGGAACTTCTCACCCGCACGAGGCGCAGCAGCCCGAAACGCTGGATGTCGCCGCGATGAACACCAAGAACAAGAGGGCTTAA
- the rpsI gene encoding 30S ribosomal protein S9 yields MAELSSLAELGTVAATEQPAAPVHVQKLDSQGRAYATGKRKDAIARVWVKPGSGKIVVNDKEFAAYFARPVLQMILNQPIVASNRVGQFDIVATVTGGGLSGQAGAVRHGISKALTYYEPALRSVLKKGGFLTRDSRTVERKKYGKAKARRSFQFSKR; encoded by the coding sequence ATGGCCGAACTCAGCTCCCTCGCCGAACTCGGCACGGTGGCCGCAACAGAGCAGCCGGCAGCACCCGTCCATGTCCAGAAGCTGGACAGCCAGGGCCGCGCCTACGCCACTGGCAAGCGCAAGGACGCGATTGCCCGCGTCTGGGTCAAGCCCGGCTCCGGCAAGATCGTCGTCAACGACAAGGAATTTGCCGCCTATTTCGCAAGGCCGGTGCTCCAGATGATACTCAACCAGCCCATCGTGGCGTCCAACCGCGTCGGCCAGTTCGACATCGTTGCGACCGTCACGGGCGGTGGCCTCTCCGGTCAGGCCGGCGCCGTGCGCCACGGTATCTCCAAGGCGCTGACCTATTACGAGCCGGCGCTGCGCAGCGTGCTCAAGAAGGGCGGCTTCCTGACCCGCGACAGCCGCACGGTCGAGCGCAAGAAGTACGGCAAGGCGAAAGCCCGCCGCAGCTTCCAGTTCTCCAAGCGCTGA
- a CDS encoding glycerophosphodiester phosphodiesterase family protein, translating into MIPHAGVIGASSKLHIAVAWRAYPGANGNVEGFDMRLVPALAALLLLGTHSPSRAGQFEPRVVSILDRFEHANQWRDHVMVVGHRAGVRENGQVVRAENSLDAISAAVALGVEIVEIDVQKTRDNVYVALHDTWLDRTTTCRGQLVERTLADLAPCRLRIEETGKVTDEPVPTLRDVLVAARGRVLVNIDNKLDFSELGGIVEEARSLGVEDQIIIKQNLWNADKVSEATALLRGMDARVHFMPIIADDAVRDASFVRSTTGAVGADAVEMINWRREPGEVTADGGALFRPHVRAEAIRGDWHMWVNTYAIVNKPAGYLAGGRGDQLAVNASNPDDVFGFWIEQGATIVQTDEPKAAIEWLEAHGFRKPYGPVNMSSADHFGG; encoded by the coding sequence TTGATCCCGCACGCAGGCGTCATTGGCGCTTCGTCAAAGCTTCACATCGCTGTTGCATGGCGCGCCTATCCCGGCGCCAACGGAAATGTCGAGGGATTCGACATGCGTCTTGTTCCAGCGCTCGCTGCGCTCCTGCTCCTCGGGACCCATTCGCCATCCCGGGCCGGGCAATTCGAGCCCCGTGTTGTCTCCATCCTGGATCGCTTCGAGCATGCCAACCAGTGGCGGGACCATGTGATGGTGGTCGGCCATCGGGCCGGTGTGCGGGAGAACGGACAGGTCGTGCGGGCCGAAAATTCGCTCGACGCGATCAGCGCCGCAGTGGCGCTCGGTGTCGAGATCGTGGAGATCGACGTCCAGAAAACGCGCGACAATGTGTATGTCGCCCTGCATGACACCTGGCTGGACCGGACCACGACGTGCCGGGGTCAGCTGGTCGAGAGGACACTTGCGGATCTGGCGCCGTGCAGGCTTCGGATCGAGGAGACGGGCAAGGTGACCGACGAACCCGTTCCGACGCTCCGAGACGTCCTGGTCGCCGCCCGTGGTCGTGTTCTGGTCAATATCGACAACAAGCTGGACTTCTCCGAGCTTGGCGGGATTGTGGAGGAGGCGCGTTCCCTCGGCGTCGAGGATCAGATCATCATCAAGCAGAATCTCTGGAATGCGGACAAGGTGAGCGAGGCGACGGCGCTGCTGCGAGGTATGGACGCTCGCGTGCATTTCATGCCGATAATCGCCGACGACGCGGTGCGCGATGCGTCGTTTGTGCGCTCCACGACGGGCGCGGTCGGCGCCGACGCGGTGGAGATGATCAACTGGCGCCGCGAGCCCGGCGAGGTGACTGCGGATGGCGGCGCGCTGTTCCGTCCGCATGTGCGGGCCGAAGCGATCCGGGGCGACTGGCACATGTGGGTGAATACCTATGCCATCGTGAACAAGCCGGCGGGCTATCTCGCGGGCGGGCGCGGCGACCAGTTGGCGGTGAATGCCTCGAATCCCGACGATGTGTTCGGTTTCTGGATCGAGCAGGGCGCGACGATTGTCCAGACCGATGAACCCAAGGCGGCAATCGAGTGGCTGGAGGCGCACGGCTTCCGAAAGCCGTATGGTCCGGTCAATATGAGTTCCGCGGACCATTTCGGCGGGTAG
- a CDS encoding HU family DNA-binding protein, with translation MNKNELIAAVADTANLSKAHAQAAVDAVFSAITGELKKGGDVRLVGFGNFSAVKKAASTSRNPQTGAEVKVPARVRPKFSAGKGLKDALN, from the coding sequence ATGAACAAGAACGAGCTGATTGCAGCGGTTGCGGACACCGCAAATCTCTCTAAGGCGCACGCGCAGGCAGCTGTCGACGCGGTGTTCTCGGCAATCACCGGCGAGTTGAAGAAGGGCGGCGACGTACGTCTTGTTGGGTTCGGCAATTTCAGCGCGGTCAAGAAGGCAGCTTCGACCAGCCGCAATCCTCAGACCGGCGCGGAAGTGAAGGTGCCTGCACGGGTTCGCCCGAAGTTCTCTGCGGGGAAGGGTCTCAAGGACGCGCTGAACTAA